A single window of Aquarana catesbeiana isolate 2022-GZ linkage group LG10, ASM4218655v1, whole genome shotgun sequence DNA harbors:
- the LOC141110616 gene encoding uncharacterized protein isoform X1, which produces MNKIFIVLILSAMVTTGHLKTMCKRCWNIDSTECGTEKDTECDGTKCMMLSEYYNISNVIYKSVKKTCARDIMCDNCFSVSTNHGFNLRVSGECREGENSNAELEYKEQCHDKMPLNNFMCPSCYVNTSTDGCKSNGMVLCRGNEFECLKCRSFVQLSDGKKVPMSIQACITEGGCKMGDGVVAGAKQLEAIEMTCTPAISVVPARKTTTNAAASQA; this is translated from the exons GGCATCTCAAAACCATGTGCAAAAGGTGTTGGAATATTGACTCAACTGAATGCGGCACAGAAAAGGATACAGAATGTGATGGAACCAAGTGCATGATGCTGTCAGAATACTACAATATCA GCAATGTGATTTATAAAAGTGTGAAAAAAACGTGTGCAAGGGATATAATGTGTGATAATTGCTTCTCCGTATCAACAAACCATGGCTTCAACCTCCGAGTCAGTGGTGAATGTAGGGAAGGAGAGAACAGTAACGCTGAACTGGAGTATAAGG aaCAATGTCATGATAAAATGCCACTAAACAACTTCATGTGTCCAAGCTGCTATGTGAATACATCTACTGATGGCTGCAAAAGCAATGGAATGGTGTTGTGCCGTGGGAATGAATTTGAGTGTTTGAAGTGTAGGTCATTTGTTCAGCTGTCCG ATGGTAAGAAAGTACCAATGTCAATACAAGCCTGCATTACAGAAGGTGGTTGTaaaatgggggatggagttgtagccGGAGCAAAGCAATTAGAAGCAATAGAGATGACGTGTACCCCTGCAATATCAGTTGTTCCTGCTAGAAAAACAACAACCAATGCAGCTGCAAGCCAAGCTTGA
- the LOC141110616 gene encoding uncharacterized protein isoform X2: protein MNKIFIVLILSAMVTTGHLKTMCKRCWNIDSTECGTEKDTECDGTKCMMLSEYYNISNVIYKSVKKTCARDIMCDNCFSVSTNHGFNLRVSGECREGENSNAELEYKDGKKVPMSIQACITEGGCKMGDGVVAGAKQLEAIEMTCTPAISVVPARKTTTNAAASQA from the exons GGCATCTCAAAACCATGTGCAAAAGGTGTTGGAATATTGACTCAACTGAATGCGGCACAGAAAAGGATACAGAATGTGATGGAACCAAGTGCATGATGCTGTCAGAATACTACAATATCA GCAATGTGATTTATAAAAGTGTGAAAAAAACGTGTGCAAGGGATATAATGTGTGATAATTGCTTCTCCGTATCAACAAACCATGGCTTCAACCTCCGAGTCAGTGGTGAATGTAGGGAAGGAGAGAACAGTAACGCTGAACTGGAGTATAAGG ATGGTAAGAAAGTACCAATGTCAATACAAGCCTGCATTACAGAAGGTGGTTGTaaaatgggggatggagttgtagccGGAGCAAAGCAATTAGAAGCAATAGAGATGACGTGTACCCCTGCAATATCAGTTGTTCCTGCTAGAAAAACAACAACCAATGCAGCTGCAAGCCAAGCTTGA